From Levilactobacillus zymae, a single genomic window includes:
- a CDS encoding aldose epimerase family protein, with protein sequence MQITQEIAGELHQQKVTKYVLTNQHGTRAAILTWAATLQEFSALEDGQRQQLAVHQDNLAAYDNNTYCLCQALGRVAGRIKGVAFDIDGTTYQIEATEGKNAIHGGPHGFLHINWDATTQEDGDRASVILTHTSTPQDDQYPGNLTTTITYTLDENDRLTITFKGQSDAATLFNPTIHAYFNVTDDQHDLDQQWLTLNADKRLILNNEKIPTGEKAAVAGTGYDFRKPRTIKDGLAQLAQAGGVEYDDAFEVQPGDAPIATVGDTTGHREVQIYSDRNGVVVFTANATDPARAEKRDYNALALEAQNLPDAIHHDNFGDIVLPANQAVTHTIAYQYVRK encoded by the coding sequence ATGCAAATTACCCAAGAAATAGCTGGCGAACTTCACCAACAAAAAGTCACCAAGTACGTTTTGACCAATCAACACGGGACCCGCGCGGCGATTCTGACCTGGGCGGCCACCTTACAAGAATTTAGTGCCTTAGAAGACGGTCAACGTCAACAACTCGCCGTCCACCAGGACAACCTGGCGGCTTACGACAACAATACTTATTGCCTCTGCCAGGCGCTCGGCCGGGTTGCCGGCCGGATCAAGGGGGTGGCCTTTGACATTGACGGGACGACCTACCAGATCGAAGCCACTGAAGGCAAAAATGCCATCCACGGGGGCCCCCACGGCTTTCTGCACATCAACTGGGACGCCACGACCCAAGAAGACGGGGACCGGGCCAGTGTGATTTTGACCCATACCTCAACGCCGCAAGATGATCAGTACCCAGGAAACCTCACCACAACGATTACCTATACGCTGGATGAAAACGACCGGTTGACCATCACCTTTAAGGGGCAAAGTGATGCAGCAACGCTGTTTAACCCCACGATTCACGCGTACTTTAACGTAACTGACGATCAACACGATCTGGATCAACAATGGTTGACCTTGAACGCCGACAAGCGTTTAATTTTAAATAATGAAAAGATTCCGACCGGCGAGAAGGCTGCCGTGGCCGGGACCGGCTACGACTTCCGCAAGCCGCGGACCATCAAGGATGGCCTAGCCCAATTGGCCCAAGCCGGCGGTGTCGAATACGATGATGCCTTTGAGGTTCAGCCGGGGGATGCCCCAATCGCTACGGTTGGTGATACCACCGGTCACCGCGAAGTCCAAATCTATTCCGACAGAAACGGGGTAGTGGTCTTCACGGCGAACGCCACGGACCCAGCCAGAGCGGAGAAACGCGACTACAACGCCCTAGCTTTGGAAGCGCAGAACTTACCAGATGCCATTCACCACGACAATTTTGGGGACATCGTGTTACCCGCGAACCAAGCGGTCACGCACACGATTGCTTATCAATATGTCCGTAAATAA
- a CDS encoding phospho-sugar mutase has protein sequence MSWQENYAVWQKQPTMLPDVRRELDAMAGDNQALEAAFSAPMSFGTAGMRGVMGPGIGQMNVYTVRQATEGVARYLDTLDDATKQRGVAISFDSRYHSTEFAHEAARVLGAHQIPSFVFDDLRPTPELSFAVRHLHTAMGIMITASHNPKQYNGYKIYGPDGGQMPPKASDMITKFVRSATDVFAIQVADEQALRQAKLLHIIGEDVDQPYLQNVTSVTINHDLISKVGKTMKLIYTPLHGTGKVIGERALRKAGFENFTMVPQQAIADPEFPTVDFPNPEFPEAFDMAIALGKQEGADLLVATDPDADRLGAAVRQPDGEYQLLTGNQIASILLAYILKARKAAGDLPVDGRVVKSIVSTELATKIAAAYGVEMKNVLTGFKFIAEQIHQYETNHDHTFLFGFEESYGYLIKPFVRDKDAIQSTVLLAEVAADYKQRGMTLYDGIEELYATYGYYAEKTTFEEFQGVDGSAQRAKLMSEFRENAPHDFAGTGIDAVEDFQTSVKTAADGTTTAIDLPQSNVLKYWLHDGTWICIRPSGTEPKVKFYIGTSDQTAAAANQRLSKYEQALKAYVASIN, from the coding sequence TTGAGTTGGCAAGAAAACTATGCCGTTTGGCAAAAACAACCCACCATGTTGCCGGACGTCCGGCGTGAACTGGACGCTATGGCGGGCGACAATCAGGCGCTAGAGGCCGCCTTTAGTGCGCCGATGAGTTTTGGGACTGCCGGCATGCGGGGCGTTATGGGTCCCGGTATCGGGCAGATGAACGTCTACACGGTACGCCAGGCAACCGAGGGGGTGGCCCGTTATCTAGATACCCTGGACGACGCCACCAAACAACGTGGGGTCGCCATCAGTTTTGATTCGCGGTACCATTCCACTGAATTTGCTCACGAAGCGGCCCGGGTTTTGGGCGCTCACCAGATTCCCAGCTTCGTGTTCGATGATTTACGGCCAACGCCGGAATTGTCCTTTGCCGTGCGGCACCTGCACACGGCCATGGGAATCATGATCACGGCCAGCCACAACCCCAAGCAGTACAACGGGTACAAGATCTACGGACCAGATGGCGGGCAGATGCCGCCTAAGGCTTCGGACATGATCACTAAGTTCGTGCGGTCCGCCACCGACGTATTCGCCATCCAAGTGGCCGACGAACAGGCGCTGCGTCAGGCTAAGTTGCTGCATATCATCGGTGAAGACGTTGACCAGCCTTACTTGCAAAACGTGACGAGTGTGACCATCAACCATGACCTGATTAGTAAGGTCGGCAAGACCATGAAGTTGATCTACACACCACTGCACGGAACTGGGAAAGTGATCGGTGAACGGGCCTTACGGAAGGCCGGTTTCGAGAACTTTACCATGGTGCCTCAACAGGCGATTGCCGACCCCGAATTTCCGACGGTTGACTTCCCGAACCCCGAATTTCCGGAAGCCTTTGACATGGCCATTGCGTTAGGAAAACAAGAGGGCGCCGATCTCTTAGTGGCCACCGACCCCGATGCCGACCGTTTGGGTGCCGCTGTCCGGCAACCCGACGGGGAGTACCAACTGTTGACCGGGAACCAGATTGCGTCAATCTTGTTGGCCTACATTTTGAAGGCGCGCAAGGCGGCTGGAGATCTGCCGGTTGACGGTCGGGTGGTTAAGTCAATCGTGTCAACCGAGTTAGCCACCAAGATTGCGGCGGCTTACGGCGTGGAAATGAAAAACGTGCTGACCGGCTTTAAGTTTATCGCCGAACAGATCCACCAGTACGAAACCAACCACGATCACACCTTCCTGTTTGGATTCGAAGAAAGTTACGGTTACCTGATCAAGCCATTCGTGCGGGACAAGGACGCCATCCAATCGACGGTCTTGCTGGCCGAAGTGGCGGCGGACTACAAGCAACGGGGGATGACCCTGTACGACGGGATCGAAGAACTCTACGCGACCTACGGCTACTACGCCGAAAAGACCACGTTCGAGGAATTCCAGGGCGTCGACGGCTCCGCACAACGGGCCAAGCTGATGAGTGAATTCCGCGAAAATGCGCCCCACGATTTTGCCGGTACCGGCATTGATGCTGTGGAGGACTTCCAGACCAGCGTGAAGACGGCGGCCGATGGGACCACCACGGCCATCGATTTACCACAGTCCAACGTCTTGAAGTACTGGTTACACGATGGCACTTGGATCTGCATCCGGCCTTCCGGAACCGAGCCCAAGGTCAAGTTCTACATTGGTACTAGCGATCAAACGGCCGCTGCGGCCAACCAACGCTTAAGCAAGTACGAACAAGCGTTGAAGGCTTATGTAGCGTCTATCAATTAA
- a CDS encoding phosphoenolpyruvate carboxykinase, with product MPVPAPIDLQTFYANPDRNVAVLNYSARFLSSTFDLINSDEFAAFVQLFLAEQQDSIPDDADPETTYDRVDPKTYIDTLKDVLTDQPRAFDQFSRKEILASIEDLYSYYRSYLRVATMTTQQNHVVASEFMTIDQRFNDVVLRLYRTIEEKLKGHANHVYRQTNAATSACVLLQQVQWPVPAGYEALTDIRFMNRLMLRPPMMLHTKSNKRKGRFTASHENPLKNFTGTKQDWLCYPAKIGESLAYIYFHRDYMASGLALANLFQLADRQEVLNQKPDLILLFGSPSAQGDADPENGHYFYDAENQIYVGQVPYNDQTTYFGYMKKMCLTLHNLHQIAQKRLPIHGSMVKITFANGQTKTVVFFGDSGAGKSESIEALQNVADDQIVNIETIFDDMGSFTLDPGKGIYAQGTETGAFVRLDDLSSEVAFNNMDRGIYMNPELSNARVIIPANTWDRVVAHHHIDMWVYANNYDDAVGVHRFTDREQAEETFVAGKRRALGTTDEVGMSTTFFANPFGPVQEQAQTRPIIDAVFTELFKEQVYIGEIYTHLGNDKSQDKLNESARELLAELMNN from the coding sequence ATGCCAGTACCAGCACCGATTGATTTACAAACCTTCTACGCCAACCCGGACCGCAACGTGGCCGTGTTGAACTACAGTGCTCGCTTCTTATCAAGCACCTTTGATTTGATCAATAGTGACGAATTTGCCGCTTTCGTGCAGCTCTTTTTGGCCGAGCAACAAGACTCGATTCCCGACGATGCCGATCCCGAGACCACCTATGATCGGGTGGACCCCAAGACCTATATTGACACCTTAAAAGACGTCTTGACCGATCAACCACGCGCATTTGATCAATTCTCGCGTAAAGAAATTCTGGCCAGCATTGAAGATCTCTACTCATACTACCGGTCGTATCTGCGGGTCGCGACCATGACCACCCAACAGAATCACGTGGTGGCCAGTGAATTCATGACCATTGACCAGCGGTTTAACGACGTGGTCTTACGCTTGTACCGGACGATTGAAGAAAAACTCAAGGGCCACGCCAACCACGTCTACCGGCAGACCAATGCGGCCACCAGCGCCTGTGTGTTGTTGCAACAGGTTCAGTGGCCGGTACCGGCCGGTTATGAGGCCTTGACGGATATCCGCTTCATGAACCGCCTGATGTTGCGGCCACCGATGATGCTTCACACCAAGAGTAACAAGCGTAAGGGTCGCTTCACGGCGAGTCACGAGAACCCGTTGAAGAACTTCACGGGGACCAAGCAAGACTGGTTGTGCTACCCGGCAAAGATTGGGGAAAGCTTGGCCTACATCTACTTCCACCGCGACTACATGGCATCGGGCTTGGCCTTGGCTAACCTGTTCCAGCTGGCCGACCGTCAGGAGGTCTTGAACCAGAAGCCGGACCTGATCTTACTCTTTGGCTCCCCGAGTGCGCAGGGGGATGCGGATCCCGAAAACGGGCACTACTTCTATGACGCCGAAAATCAAATCTACGTGGGTCAGGTGCCATACAATGACCAAACGACCTACTTTGGGTACATGAAGAAGATGTGCTTGACCCTGCATAACTTGCACCAGATTGCTCAAAAGCGGTTGCCAATCCACGGGTCAATGGTTAAGATTACTTTCGCTAACGGTCAGACCAAGACGGTGGTCTTTTTCGGGGATTCCGGAGCGGGTAAGTCCGAATCCATCGAAGCGCTGCAGAACGTGGCCGATGACCAGATTGTCAACATCGAAACCATTTTCGACGACATGGGGAGCTTCACACTTGATCCAGGAAAGGGCATTTACGCGCAGGGGACCGAAACCGGGGCCTTCGTGCGCCTAGACGACCTGAGCAGTGAAGTCGCCTTTAACAACATGGACCGCGGGATTTACATGAACCCCGAACTGTCCAACGCGCGGGTAATTATCCCGGCCAACACCTGGGATCGGGTGGTGGCCCATCACCACATCGACATGTGGGTCTACGCCAACAATTACGACGATGCCGTGGGGGTTCACCGCTTTACGGACCGCGAGCAGGCCGAGGAGACCTTCGTGGCCGGCAAACGCCGGGCGTTGGGAACCACCGATGAGGTTGGGATGAGTACCACCTTCTTCGCCAACCCGTTCGGCCCCGTGCAAGAACAGGCCCAGACGCGACCGATTATCGACGCGGTCTTTACCGAACTCTTCAAGGAACAGGTTTACATTGGGGAAATCTACACCCACTTAGGCAACGACAAGTCCCAAGACAAGTTAAACGAGTCCGCGCGTGAACTCTTAGCCGAATTAATGAACAATTAG
- a CDS encoding glycoside-pentoside-hexuronide (GPH):cation symporter: MNLFKQYASYAFGAFGHDAFYATLSTYFPIFVTSVLFTGHANSAQMIGAVSAMLVIIRLIEIAFDPMIGGVVDNTRTRWGKFKPWLLGGGLVSSITLMIIFTSIGGLADHNDMLYLIIFGIVFVILDIFYSFKDISLWSMLPALSVDSKTRTKFGTVARFGSTLGAQGVIIVVMPLVYFFSQKFSGTTGQTQTRAGWLGFAAVIAVVSFLGALTAAFGTKEQKNLIRENTEKTRLRDVFKAIGENDQLMWLALSYFLFAFGYVITNSLLLYYFRYVIGKPAAYSMVGVITAILGIISVVLFPFLVSLIKRRGVYVGGIALMVVGYLIFLFAGTNVTMVLVGVAFYFFPYPMIFLAALMTITDSVEYGQWKNGTRNESVTLAVRPLIDKLAGAFANGVVMLAALQSGMTGNAKPSDISASGLLQFKMFIFYIPIILIILAAIVYFGKIKLSEKRHAEIVEDLEKKLKAEKAAGQKIGD, translated from the coding sequence ATGAATTTATTTAAGCAGTATGCTTCCTATGCATTTGGGGCGTTTGGGCACGATGCGTTCTACGCGACGTTAAGTACCTATTTCCCAATCTTCGTTACTAGTGTTCTGTTCACCGGCCACGCGAACTCCGCGCAAATGATTGGGGCCGTTAGTGCCATGCTGGTGATTATTCGGTTGATTGAAATCGCCTTTGACCCGATGATCGGTGGGGTTGTGGATAACACCCGGACCCGTTGGGGCAAGTTCAAGCCCTGGTTACTTGGTGGTGGGCTGGTCAGCTCCATTACCTTGATGATCATCTTCACCAGTATTGGTGGGTTGGCCGATCACAACGACATGTTATACCTGATTATCTTTGGCATCGTGTTTGTTATCTTAGATATTTTTTATTCCTTCAAAGATATTTCGTTGTGGTCCATGTTGCCAGCGTTGAGTGTTGATTCCAAGACCCGGACTAAATTCGGGACGGTCGCTCGTTTCGGATCTACGTTAGGGGCCCAAGGGGTCATCATCGTGGTTATGCCATTGGTTTACTTCTTCAGTCAGAAGTTCTCCGGCACGACCGGGCAAACGCAGACCCGCGCCGGTTGGTTAGGATTTGCCGCCGTTATCGCCGTGGTTTCCTTCTTAGGGGCCTTGACCGCTGCGTTTGGGACTAAGGAACAAAAGAACTTGATTCGGGAAAACACCGAAAAGACCCGTTTACGCGACGTCTTCAAGGCCATTGGGGAAAACGATCAACTCATGTGGTTGGCGCTCTCCTACTTCCTGTTTGCCTTTGGGTATGTCATCACCAACTCCCTATTGCTCTACTACTTCCGTTACGTTATTGGCAAGCCGGCCGCTTACAGTATGGTCGGGGTTATTACCGCCATCTTAGGGATTATCTCCGTCGTGCTGTTCCCATTCTTGGTCAGCCTGATCAAGCGCCGTGGGGTGTATGTCGGCGGGATTGCCTTGATGGTCGTCGGTTACCTGATCTTCTTGTTCGCTGGCACCAACGTGACGATGGTCTTGGTCGGGGTGGCGTTCTACTTCTTCCCGTACCCAATGATCTTCTTGGCCGCCTTAATGACCATTACTGACAGTGTGGAATATGGTCAGTGGAAGAACGGGACACGGAACGAATCCGTGACCTTAGCCGTTCGGCCCCTGATCGATAAGTTGGCCGGTGCGTTCGCCAACGGGGTGGTAATGTTAGCCGCTCTGCAATCTGGGATGACCGGGAACGCTAAGCCGTCCGATATTTCAGCTAGTGGATTGTTACAATTTAAGATGTTCATCTTCTACATTCCGATTATTCTGATTATCTTGGCCGCCATCGTTTACTTTGGCAAGATCAAGTTGTCCGAAAAGCGTCACGCGGAAATCGTCGAAGATTTGGAAAAGAAATTAAAGGCTGAAAAGGCTGCTGGTCAAAAGATCGGGGACTAA